In Hymenobacter sublimis, a single genomic region encodes these proteins:
- a CDS encoding DinB family protein, translating to MPNTQPTLQAALSQELRHELKLTRRLLERVPTAQFCWQPHPKSMTIGGLASHIANLVGFLELSLTGPDTDVTTVAMPNSATTDEVLRRFDVNGENIHKALEQVDDATFHGQWSLRHGEQILLTLPRAAVARTMVLNHLIHHRGQLSVYLRLLDIPVPAIYGGSADEAPQRA from the coding sequence ATGCCCAACACCCAACCCACCCTGCAAGCCGCTCTCAGCCAGGAACTACGCCACGAATTAAAGCTCACACGCCGCCTACTGGAGCGGGTACCTACCGCGCAGTTCTGCTGGCAGCCCCACCCCAAGTCCATGACAATTGGGGGCCTGGCTTCCCACATCGCCAACCTGGTTGGTTTCCTGGAACTCTCCCTAACCGGCCCCGACACCGACGTAACCACCGTAGCAATGCCTAATTCAGCTACTACCGACGAGGTGCTGCGCCGCTTTGATGTGAACGGCGAAAACATCCACAAGGCCCTGGAGCAGGTAGATGACGCTACCTTCCACGGCCAGTGGTCGTTGCGTCACGGAGAGCAAATATTGCTGACGCTGCCGCGCGCCGCCGTAGCCCGCACTATGGTACTCAATCACCTCATCCACCACCGCGGTCAGCTTTCCGTCTACCTACGCCTGCTCGACATTCCCGTGCCTGCTATCTACGGAGGCTCCGCCGACGAGGCCCCGCAACGAGCATAA
- a CDS encoding T9SS type A sorting domain-containing protein, producing the protein MWRILVITSGVLVGLASSSRAQSPVVDTSFQPTQVWQGAAGTQPRVSGVLTAVVRQPDGKFVVGGVFTEINGVPANNLARLLPDGTVDAAFTAASAANGPVMALALQTDGKIVVGGSFSSLSGGARVAIGRLLPTGTLDTPFAPPSVALNGATPTVYSLAVQPDGRVLLGGYFNVRGTNTTQLLDRLDGASGQPDANFRPYQAANTGVYSLLLLPNGKIVVGGSAFSYQLGTLLTQLHPDGSPDNSFTSLTNYYTSEIRALTLDEVGNIYAAGLYNSAGSGHPYLRRLRPNGTTDASFDYRGNQLNTIRALSIQPNGRLLTGGLLTERVVTTGAVDGNFLSKDAPRAASNPNNNWGVSALLVQPDGAIMVAGSLQHPSLAYTTALVRLREANVLHVSSSVADARTNAWPVPSRQVLHVNLDASDSPQRVQLLDALGRPVRTIMQPNPAFTLSLTGLVAGIYHLQVQYAEAKLVTRRVVIVD; encoded by the coding sequence ATGTGGCGTATTCTGGTTATCACGAGCGGCGTACTAGTAGGGCTGGCTTCTTCAAGTAGAGCGCAGAGTCCTGTAGTAGACACTAGTTTTCAACCTACGCAGGTATGGCAAGGAGCCGCCGGTACGCAACCGCGCGTGAGTGGCGTACTTACCGCTGTGGTAAGGCAACCTGATGGAAAGTTTGTAGTAGGCGGCGTGTTCACGGAAATCAACGGTGTGCCAGCTAATAATTTAGCTCGGTTACTGCCTGATGGAACTGTAGACGCCGCCTTTACTGCTGCAAGTGCTGCCAACGGTCCGGTAATGGCGCTGGCATTGCAGACTGACGGTAAAATTGTAGTAGGTGGCTCATTCTCTAGTTTATCTGGTGGTGCGCGCGTGGCAATAGGTCGCTTACTACCAACTGGAACCCTCGATACTCCCTTTGCCCCACCCTCGGTAGCGCTGAATGGCGCAACCCCTACGGTATACAGCTTAGCGGTACAGCCAGACGGCCGCGTCCTGTTAGGCGGTTATTTCAATGTCCGAGGTACTAATACTACGCAACTACTCGACCGCCTTGATGGTGCTAGCGGGCAACCCGACGCTAACTTTCGGCCATATCAAGCCGCAAATACTGGCGTTTATTCCCTGCTGCTACTGCCCAATGGCAAAATAGTGGTAGGTGGATCAGCATTCTCCTACCAACTGGGTACGCTCCTGACGCAGCTACATCCTGACGGGTCCCCAGATAACAGTTTTACAAGCTTAACCAACTACTATACGTCGGAAATTAGAGCGCTGACGTTGGATGAAGTTGGTAATATTTACGCTGCGGGGCTATATAACAGTGCTGGTAGCGGCCATCCTTACCTGCGGCGTTTGCGGCCCAATGGCACAACCGATGCTTCTTTTGATTACCGCGGTAATCAGTTAAACACTATAAGAGCACTGAGTATACAACCCAATGGCCGCCTTCTGACAGGTGGCCTTTTGACGGAGCGAGTAGTGACTACAGGAGCTGTGGATGGCAATTTCCTGTCCAAGGACGCCCCCCGAGCTGCTAGTAACCCCAACAACAACTGGGGTGTCAGCGCGCTATTAGTGCAGCCTGACGGTGCCATCATGGTGGCGGGCTCTCTGCAACATCCTAGTTTAGCTTACACAACAGCCTTGGTGCGCCTGCGCGAGGCTAACGTGCTACACGTGAGTTCATCCGTCGCGGACGCCCGCACCAACGCTTGGCCTGTTCCCAGCCGACAGGTGCTTCATGTAAACCTTGACGCATCCGATTCCCCCCAACGGGTGCAGCTACTTGATGCCTTGGGCCGGCCTGTCCGGACAATAATGCAGCCCAACCCTGCATTTACTTTATCACTAACAGGTCTGGTAGCTGGCATTTACCATCTACAAGTACAGTATGCTGAAGCTAAACTGGTAACGCGACGCGTAGTCATAGTAGACTGA